In Candidatus Scalindua japonica, the genomic stretch GACCATCCGGTGATTTCACTGAAAAGAATTAAAATCGGGCCTTTGAAAATGCATTATAGTCTAAGGGTTGGAAAATACAGGGCATTAAGCAAAGAAGAGGTTAAGAGTTTGTACTCGCTTGCGGTTGTTAATTAGCACTTTAAGCGAACATTAATGATATGTCTGTAGGGTGTGCACTGCCCAGCGTACAGTCAGTTGATTAGTTTCTGTTACAAAAAGAAAAACGGAGAAATATAAATGACGCAGTTGAAGCAGGCAAGGTTAAACAAAATCACGCCTGAGATGGAGAGGGTTGCACAGCTTGAAGACTGCGATGTCGAAACTTTAAGGTCAAACATAGCTGATGGAAAAGCCGTGATTCCATGCAATAAGAAGCATTCGATTAAGAAAATCTGTGGTGTCGGCAAAGACCTCAGAACTAAAGTAAACGCAAACATAGGCACATCGGCTGACTATCACGGAGTGGAAGAAGAGCTGGAAAAACTTCGTGCTGCTGAAGACGCACAGGCAGACACAGTTATGGACCTCAGCACGGGGGGTAATCTTCGTGAAATCAGACAGGAAATAATGAGAAACTGTTCGATTACCATAGGTAGCGTTCCGATATATGAAGCTGCGGTTGATGCTGTTAAACAGAAAAACTCTGTCAGAGATATGACCGCTACAAGTATGATTGATGCGATAAAGCGCCATTGCGAGGATGGAATTGACTATATTACAGTCCATTGCGGCGTCACACAGGGTGTTTTAAAACATCTGGTAGACGATAAAAGAATCTGTGGCGTCGTTAGCAGGGGTGGTTCTTTTCTTGTAGATTGGATATCTTCTCATAAGAAAGAGAATCCTCTTTATGAACAGTTTGATGAAATATTGGCAATTGCGTATGAATACGATGTAACCTTGAGCCTGGGTGACGCGTTGAGACCCGGTGCTTTAGCGGACGCGTTTGACAGAGCACAGGTATATGAATTAAACGTATTGGCGGAGCTTACTCAAAGAGCGTGGGATGCGGATGTGCAGGTGATAGTAGAAGGTCCCGGGCATGTTCCCCTGAATCAGATCCAATCTCAGATCCAGTTGCAGAAAGAACTTTGTAAAGGAGCACCATTTTACGTTCTTGGACCAATTGTAACAGATATCGCTCCGGGATACGATCATATCACCTCTGCAATAGGGGGGGCTATCGCGGCATCCGCTGGAGCTGATTTTCTATGTTATGTAACACCAACAGAGCATCTGGGGCTGCCAAAGCCTGAAGATGTGCATGATGGTGTGATTGCGGCGCGTATTGCAGCACATGCTGCTGATATTGCAAAAGGGATAAAATCTGCCTGGGAATGGGACAGGACGATGTCTCAACTAAGGAGAAAGCGTGACTGGGAAGGGCAATTTTCAACGTGTATTGATCCTGCACATGCAAGGAAAATAAGAGAAAAAGGCACGCCACAGAATATCGACGTATGTTCAATGTGTGCTGAATTCTGTGTTTTTAAAGTGGCAGATGAAAGTCCAGATAATTAAACATATTGATATTGAGGGGCCTGGAACTATAGGCGAATTCTTAAATGACGACGGCATCTCTTATGACGTAATAGACGTTTTCAACGGAGAAGCTTTACCGGATTCTCTTTCTGATACCTCTGCAGTTATTGTACTTGGTGGACCTATGAACGTATATGAAGAGGATAAACATCCGTTTCTAAAACAAGAAAATGAATATTTAAAAGAGGTTATAGAAAATAAGTTACCGGCGTTAGGTTTTTGTCTTGGTGCTCAACTAATCGCAAAAGCAACGGGCGCATCAGTAAAGAAAAATCCTCAAAAAGAGATCGGTTGGTTTAACGTATCTTTGACTGAGAGTGGTTTCGGTGACCCTCTGTTTCAAGGCTTTCATGGAGTGTTTGACGTATTTCAGTGGCATGGCGACACGTTTGATATTCCTGACGGGGCTGTTAGACTTGCCGAGTCAGATCTTTGTCCAAATCAGGCATACAGGGTAGGTAGTAACATTTATGGCCTGCAGTTTCACGTTGAAGTCACTGACGAAATGATTTATCAATGGATTGATGCTTATAGAGATGAGGTCGATTCATTAAAAGGTATTGTTGATCCTGACCGGATTATTGCTGATACAAAAATAAAATCTGAGAGTTACAAGGCACAGGCAAGGCTGTTTTGCTCAAACTTCGTTAAAATGATATAGTTTATTAGTAACTATTCGGTTTCAACCATTTTCCACTTGCTTTTAATATCCAACATTTCTACTATAAGCTGTTGTGTATATATTGTTTGCCGTACTATACAATTATGCGCATCGTTAGCCATTAAATAAAATCAGTACTCTTTCATTAATCTACAAATAATAAACCGTTGCTGAAATAGTGATGGATTTCATAAGGGTTGTTAACTGTTTTTATGATAACTCGATACCGGCAATATTTAAGACAAGACACCTTGTTCTTTTTCTAATGATAATATAAGGAAGATCTATTTGTGGAAACTATACGAAATCTAGTGTTGAGCTGTCTGGATGAATTTTCTATTGATGATGATAAGCTTATCGCTGAGCTTAATTGCATTATCGACAAATTTGGCGACGAGGTGTGTCCGGTTATTTTCAGTGTATTAACACATCTCGATTTAACGCCTGATCAGGCAAAAGATTATTGGAAACAGGTTGTCTCTCATAGAAAAAGCATGAGTGAATCACTGGGTTGGGGTGTCAACTTGAGAACCGCAATTTGTGACTACTTTTGCACAATTAATAAATCCATGAAAAATCCTATAATAATTGAGATATGCGTCCTGGAAGATGCGCTATATTCTTTGAGATACGATAGCCTTACGGGTCTTCATTCCCGACGTACTTTTGATGAAATATTTTTGCGTGAAACGGAACGTGCTAATCGGTATGGACAGGAGTTATCAATTTTGTTTTTTGATATTGATGATTTTAAAAAAGTAAATGATGCCTTTGGGCATTTGGCAGGTGATAGTGCCCTGGAGCATGTTGCGCGGATAGTTATTGGAGGAATACGAGCTATAGATATTGCCGCACGATATGGGGGTGAAGAAATTGTAGTTATTCTTCCACAAACAGGAAAAGCTGATGCTTTTGTAGTGGGAGAGAGGATCCGTGAGAAGGTGGAAAATACAAAATTTGACTATAAAGGCCAGTTAATCAATTTGACAATTAGTGGAGGTGTGGCAACATTGCCAATAGATGCAACTGATGCAGAATGTCTATTGAAAAATGCTGATATTGCTGTTTATAAAGCGAAAGAAGCAGGTAAGAATAACGTTGTAATTTACTCAGAGAACAGGCGACGTTTCATTCGAGTGGATTTTATCACTGACCTTCGCGTTAAGGAAGTCTATTCTGAAGAGAACATCGTTGCCGGTGAAACAAAAAGTTCAGACCTGAGTGCTGGAGGGCTTCTTTTTAAATCGGACTATTCTATAGATATAGGCACTAAAGTACAACTTCAGATACCCACTGGTATATCTGATAACCCACTTTTAATTATCGGGACAGTTGTCCGTGTTGAGAAATTCAATTCCAATCAATTAGATATTGGGATTTCATTCATCGAAGTTGATAATGCCGTTAAGAACGATCT encodes the following:
- the thiC gene encoding phosphomethylpyrimidine synthase ThiC translates to MTQLKQARLNKITPEMERVAQLEDCDVETLRSNIADGKAVIPCNKKHSIKKICGVGKDLRTKVNANIGTSADYHGVEEELEKLRAAEDAQADTVMDLSTGGNLREIRQEIMRNCSITIGSVPIYEAAVDAVKQKNSVRDMTATSMIDAIKRHCEDGIDYITVHCGVTQGVLKHLVDDKRICGVVSRGGSFLVDWISSHKKENPLYEQFDEILAIAYEYDVTLSLGDALRPGALADAFDRAQVYELNVLAELTQRAWDADVQVIVEGPGHVPLNQIQSQIQLQKELCKGAPFYVLGPIVTDIAPGYDHITSAIGGAIAASAGADFLCYVTPTEHLGLPKPEDVHDGVIAARIAAHAADIAKGIKSAWEWDRTMSQLRRKRDWEGQFSTCIDPAHARKIREKGTPQNIDVCSMCAEFCVFKVADESPDN
- a CDS encoding type 1 glutamine amidotransferase produces the protein MKVQIIKHIDIEGPGTIGEFLNDDGISYDVIDVFNGEALPDSLSDTSAVIVLGGPMNVYEEDKHPFLKQENEYLKEVIENKLPALGFCLGAQLIAKATGASVKKNPQKEIGWFNVSLTESGFGDPLFQGFHGVFDVFQWHGDTFDIPDGAVRLAESDLCPNQAYRVGSNIYGLQFHVEVTDEMIYQWIDAYRDEVDSLKGIVDPDRIIADTKIKSESYKAQARLFCSNFVKMI
- a CDS encoding diguanylate cyclase is translated as METIRNLVLSCLDEFSIDDDKLIAELNCIIDKFGDEVCPVIFSVLTHLDLTPDQAKDYWKQVVSHRKSMSESLGWGVNLRTAICDYFCTINKSMKNPIIIEICVLEDALYSLRYDSLTGLHSRRTFDEIFLRETERANRYGQELSILFFDIDDFKKVNDAFGHLAGDSALEHVARIVIGGIRAIDIAARYGGEEIVVILPQTGKADAFVVGERIREKVENTKFDYKGQLINLTISGGVATLPIDATDAECLLKNADIAVYKAKEAGKNNVVIYSENRRRFIRVDFITDLRVKEVYSEENIVAGETKSSDLSAGGLLFKSDYSIDIGTKVQLQIPTGISDNPLLIIGTVVRVEKFNSNQLDIGISFIEVDNAVKNDLSKYIRKCICEKKTLDKKVNNKQL